From one Rhizobium rosettiformans genomic stretch:
- a CDS encoding PleD family two-component system response regulator, with translation MTARILVVDDIPANVKLLEARLMAEYFDVLTASNGRDALDICDRTQVDVILLDIMMPEMDGFEVCERLKSNPRTAHIPVVMVTALDQPSDRVRGLQAGADDFLTKPVNDLQLISRVKSLVRLKTLTDELRIRHDTTREAGIGDVFRLQEGRLEEQAQVLLVDSRGASQERIIKALKPIAEVSAMSDPQAAVFEAAENAFDLVIVNSNLEDYDPLRLCSQIRSLERTRFIPILLITEQGDEQMIIRALDLGVNDYIVRPLDPNEMIARTLTQVRRKRFNDRLRNSVRQTIELAVTDGLTGLHNRRYLDTHLRTLFARAKVRGRPLTLCITDIDRFKQVNDVYGHDAGDEVLKEFAGRIRSTVRGADLACRFGGEEFVVVMPDTPAEVAATVAERLRGMIEARPFQLRSGESPLMLTASMGIATIGPGVETPEQLLKQADRALYEAKNSGRNRVVAAAA, from the coding sequence ATGACTGCCCGTATTCTGGTCGTCGATGATATACCTGCCAACGTCAAGCTGCTCGAAGCGCGGCTGATGGCGGAGTATTTCGACGTGCTGACGGCAAGCAATGGCCGCGACGCGCTCGATATCTGCGATCGCACCCAGGTCGACGTCATCCTCCTCGACATCATGATGCCGGAAATGGACGGCTTCGAAGTCTGCGAAAGGCTGAAGTCTAACCCGCGTACGGCGCATATCCCGGTGGTCATGGTTACCGCCCTCGACCAGCCCTCCGATCGCGTCCGGGGTCTGCAGGCCGGCGCTGATGATTTCCTGACGAAGCCGGTCAACGACCTGCAGCTCATCTCGCGGGTGAAGAGCCTCGTGCGCTTGAAGACGCTGACGGACGAGTTACGCATCCGTCATGACACGACCCGCGAGGCCGGCATCGGTGATGTCTTCAGGCTTCAGGAGGGGCGCCTCGAAGAGCAGGCGCAGGTTCTGCTCGTCGACAGCCGCGGTGCCTCCCAGGAACGCATCATCAAGGCGCTGAAGCCGATTGCCGAAGTCAGCGCCATGTCTGACCCGCAGGCGGCGGTGTTCGAGGCGGCTGAGAACGCTTTCGATCTGGTCATCGTCAACAGCAATCTCGAAGACTACGACCCCTTGCGTCTCTGCTCGCAGATCCGGTCGCTGGAACGCACCCGCTTCATCCCGATCCTGCTGATCACCGAGCAGGGGGATGAGCAGATGATCATCCGGGCGCTCGATCTCGGCGTGAACGACTACATCGTGCGCCCGCTCGATCCGAACGAGATGATTGCCCGCACGCTGACCCAGGTCCGTCGCAAGCGCTTCAACGACCGGCTGCGCAACAGTGTGCGCCAGACGATCGAGCTTGCCGTCACCGATGGGCTCACGGGCCTCCACAATCGCCGCTATCTCGACACGCATCTGCGCACCTTGTTTGCCCGCGCCAAGGTGCGTGGCCGGCCGCTGACGCTGTGCATCACAGACATCGACCGCTTCAAGCAGGTCAATGATGTCTATGGCCATGATGCCGGCGACGAAGTGCTGAAGGAGTTTGCCGGCCGTATACGCTCGACTGTACGCGGGGCCGATCTAGCCTGCCGTTTTGGCGGCGAGGAATTCGTCGTCGTGATGCCCGACACACCGGCGGAAGTCGCCGCAACCGTTGCCGAGAGGCTCCGTGGCATGATCGAAGCCCGTCCCTTCCAGCTTCGTTCCGGCGAGAGCCCGCTGATGCTGACGGCATCCATGGGCATCGCCACGATCGGTCCTGGGGTTGAAACGCCCGAGCAGCTTCTGAAGCAGGCCGACCGGGCCCTCTATGAAGCGAAGAACTCCGGTCGCAACCGCGTTGTGGCCGCCGCCGCGTGA
- a CDS encoding response regulator, translating into MPKKVMIVEDNELNMKLFRDLIEASGYETVQTRNGMEAMDLARRHRPDLILMDIQLPEVSGLEVTKWLKDDPELHVIPVIAVTAFAMKGDEERIRQGGCEAYVSKPISVPKFIETIKTYLGDA; encoded by the coding sequence ATGCCGAAAAAAGTGATGATTGTCGAAGACAACGAGCTCAACATGAAGCTCTTCCGCGATCTGATCGAGGCATCCGGCTATGAGACAGTGCAGACCCGCAACGGCATGGAAGCCATGGATCTCGCCCGGCGCCACCGCCCGGATCTGATCCTGATGGACATCCAGTTGCCGGAGGTCTCAGGTCTTGAAGTGACCAAGTGGCTGAAGGACGATCCCGAGCTCCACGTCATCCCGGTGATAGCCGTCACGGCATTCGCCATGAAGGGCGATGAGGAACGGATCCGGCAGGGTGGCTGTGAAGCCTATGTCTCCAAACCCATCTCGGTCCCCAAGTTTATCGAGACGATCAAGACCTATCTCGGAGATGCGTGA
- a CDS encoding DUF983 domain-containing protein, whose amino-acid sequence MSGNQTQATIQYGDGEKADRPLGRSIKRGMLNQCPSCGSGKLFRSYLKVVDNCAACGEDYHHHRADDLPAYLVILILGHILVGGFMATDLVFVLPAWVHFAIWAPIGVVMSLLCLQPIKGGVVGLQWALRMHGFGGHDEQPDAFGDSRD is encoded by the coding sequence ATGAGCGGCAATCAGACCCAGGCAACGATCCAATATGGTGACGGCGAGAAGGCCGATCGCCCGCTTGGTCGCTCGATCAAGCGTGGCATGCTCAATCAATGTCCGTCCTGCGGCTCGGGCAAGCTCTTCCGCAGCTATCTCAAGGTGGTGGACAATTGCGCGGCCTGCGGCGAGGACTATCACCACCATCGGGCCGACGACCTGCCGGCCTATCTCGTCATCCTCATCCTCGGCCACATTCTCGTCGGCGGCTTCATGGCTACCGATCTGGTCTTCGTGTTGCCGGCCTGGGTGCATTTTGCCATCTGGGCACCGATCGGCGTCGTCATGTCCCTCCTGTGCCTGCAGCCGATCAAGGGCGGCGTGGTGGGCCTGCAATGGGCGCTGCGCATGCACGGATTCGGCGGGCATGACGAGCAGCCGGACGCCTTCGGCGACAGCCGCGATTAA
- the rpmG gene encoding 50S ribosomal protein L33, with amino-acid sequence MAKATTIKIKLLSTADTGFFYVTTKNSRTMTEKMTKTKYDPVAKKHVEFKETKIK; translated from the coding sequence ATGGCCAAGGCTACAACCATCAAGATCAAGCTTCTGTCGACAGCTGACACGGGTTTCTTCTACGTGACCACGAAGAACAGCCGCACGATGACGGAAAAGATGACGAAGACCAAGTACGACCCGGTTGCTAAGAAGCATGTCGAGTTCAAGGAAACCAAGATCAAGTAA
- a CDS encoding MFS transporter, producing the protein MSETNGGLNGDREDIHWPSLFAAISAISAVGIAIGLGLPLLSIILEKRGISSTLIGLNSAMAGIAAMAAAPVTTKLAHKLGVVPTMLWAVVLSAISAIGFYYAEQFWMWFPLRIVFHGATTTLFILSEFWINAAAPSRKRGLVMGIYATMLAVGFACGPLLFSVLGSDGLLPFAVGAIAILAAAIPIYIARNESPVLSEKPEMHFFRYIFLVPTATVAVFVFGAVEAGGLSLFPIYATRSGFTETQAALLLTVMGVGNMIFQIPLGLISDRMRDRRLLLSILAIVGLAGSLTLPWLSGHWHLMAIVLLFWGGCVAGLYTVGLSHLGSRLTGADLAAANAAFIFCYAVGTVAGPQAIGAAIDITGNDGFAWAIAGFFALYVVLSLGRLLFKPKRT; encoded by the coding sequence ATGTCTGAGACCAATGGCGGCCTGAACGGCGACCGCGAGGACATCCACTGGCCCTCGCTCTTCGCGGCGATTTCGGCGATCTCGGCCGTGGGCATTGCGATCGGCCTAGGCCTGCCGCTGCTCAGCATCATTCTCGAAAAGCGCGGCATCTCCTCGACGCTGATCGGGCTCAATTCGGCTATGGCGGGCATTGCTGCCATGGCGGCTGCTCCCGTGACCACCAAACTCGCCCACAAGCTCGGCGTCGTGCCGACCATGCTCTGGGCCGTGGTGCTGTCAGCGATCAGCGCGATCGGCTTCTACTATGCCGAACAGTTCTGGATGTGGTTTCCCTTGCGCATCGTGTTTCACGGCGCAACCACGACTCTCTTCATCCTCTCCGAGTTTTGGATCAATGCGGCAGCCCCTTCGCGCAAACGCGGCCTCGTGATGGGCATCTATGCGACGATGCTCGCTGTCGGGTTTGCCTGTGGTCCCCTGCTCTTCTCCGTCCTTGGAAGCGACGGGCTCCTGCCCTTTGCGGTCGGCGCAATCGCGATCCTCGCGGCCGCCATCCCGATCTACATCGCCCGCAACGAAAGCCCGGTGCTCAGCGAAAAGCCGGAGATGCATTTCTTCCGCTACATTTTCCTGGTGCCGACAGCGACGGTTGCCGTTTTCGTCTTCGGGGCGGTTGAGGCCGGCGGCCTTTCCCTCTTCCCGATCTATGCCACCCGCAGCGGCTTTACCGAGACACAGGCAGCGCTTCTCCTCACCGTCATGGGTGTGGGCAACATGATCTTCCAGATCCCGCTAGGACTGATCTCCGACCGAATGCGTGACCGGCGCCTGCTTTTATCGATTCTCGCTATTGTCGGGCTTGCCGGATCCCTGACATTGCCCTGGCTGTCCGGCCACTGGCACCTGATGGCCATCGTTCTGCTGTTCTGGGGGGGATGTGTCGCCGGCCTCTACACTGTCGGCCTCAGCCATCTCGGCTCGCGACTCACCGGCGCCGACCTAGCGGCGGCCAATGCCGCTTTTATTTTCTGCTATGCAGTCGGCACGGTCGCGGGTCCTCAGGCCATCGGAGCGGCCATCGATATCACCGGCAATGACGGATTTGCCTGGGCAATTGCGGGCTTCTTTGCGCTCTATGTGGTGCTTTCCCTGGGACGCCTGCTTTTTAAGCCGAAACGCACTTGA